The Caloranaerobacter ferrireducens genome contains a region encoding:
- the lon gene encoding endopeptidase La, giving the protein MEENKVVNRKRVIPLIPLRGLSVFPYMVMHFDVGRDKSINALEQAMVNNSLIFLTSQKEAKVDMPSTEDFYHVGTVCKIKQMLKLPGDAIRVLVEGINRGKITEILKEDPYFEVEIEEFIYDTEKEKDIETEAMMRLVLEAFEEYVKVGNKVSPDVVITVSEIDEPGRLADVIASYIQLKPEDKQKILEAFDPYERLETLYIILKEEIEVLEIEEKIYQRVRKQINKLQKEYYLKEQLKAIQKELGEDDGIEAEVEEYKEKINKIKMPKEVKEKALKEADRLLKLSPASAETGVIRNYLEWIIELPWDKKTKDRIDIKKSREILDEDHYGLKDVKERILEYLAIRQLAKNMKGPILCLVGPPGVGKTSIAKSIARSLNRKFVRMSLGGVRDEAEIRGHRRTYVGAIPGRIISSMRKVGSKNPVFLFDEIDKLSSDFRGDPASALLEVLDPEQNSTFTDHYLEAPFDLSKVMFITTANTTSTIPRPLLDRMEVIRISGYTEEEKVQIAVKYLLPKQMKEHGLKKENIIISENTIRDIINKYTREAGVRNLERNIANICRKVAKKIVEDNVKTVRINSSNLHKYLGIPKFRYEKAAEEHQVGIATGLAWTAFGGETLSIEVNCMNGTGKLQLTGQLGDVMKESAMAGISYIRSKVSELGIEDDFYKEKDIHIHVPEGAIPKDGPSAGITMATAVISALSNIPVRSDVAMTGEITLRGRVLPVGGIKEKVLAAHRAGIKKVLLPWDNKKDMEEIPDKVKRKLEFVLVKNMDEVLENALVKKDDGDED; this is encoded by the coding sequence ATGGAAGAAAACAAGGTAGTAAACAGAAAAAGAGTAATACCTCTTATACCATTAAGAGGACTTTCTGTATTTCCATATATGGTAATGCATTTTGATGTTGGTAGAGATAAATCTATTAATGCTTTAGAACAGGCTATGGTAAATAATTCACTTATTTTCCTTACATCTCAAAAAGAAGCTAAGGTAGATATGCCTTCAACAGAAGATTTTTATCATGTAGGAACAGTATGTAAGATTAAGCAGATGTTAAAGCTTCCAGGAGATGCTATCAGAGTTTTAGTTGAAGGAATTAATAGAGGTAAAATTACTGAGATTTTAAAAGAAGACCCATATTTTGAGGTAGAGATAGAAGAATTTATTTACGATACTGAAAAGGAAAAAGATATAGAAACAGAGGCTATGATGAGGCTTGTATTAGAAGCCTTTGAGGAGTATGTTAAAGTAGGTAATAAAGTTTCTCCAGATGTAGTGATTACAGTTTCTGAAATTGATGAACCAGGAAGATTAGCAGATGTTATAGCATCATATATTCAGTTGAAACCAGAGGATAAACAAAAAATATTGGAAGCTTTTGACCCTTATGAAAGATTGGAAACTCTATACATAATTTTGAAAGAAGAAATAGAAGTATTAGAAATTGAAGAAAAGATATATCAAAGAGTGAGAAAGCAAATAAACAAATTGCAGAAGGAATATTATCTTAAAGAGCAGCTAAAGGCTATACAAAAAGAATTAGGAGAAGACGATGGAATAGAAGCTGAAGTTGAAGAGTATAAGGAGAAAATAAATAAAATAAAAATGCCAAAGGAAGTAAAAGAAAAGGCATTGAAGGAAGCAGACAGATTATTAAAATTATCTCCTGCATCAGCAGAGACTGGTGTTATAAGAAATTATTTAGAGTGGATTATTGAGCTTCCTTGGGACAAGAAGACTAAAGATAGAATTGATATTAAGAAATCTAGAGAAATATTGGATGAAGACCATTATGGTCTTAAAGATGTTAAAGAGAGAATTCTTGAATATCTAGCTATAAGACAGTTAGCAAAAAATATGAAAGGGCCAATTTTATGTTTGGTTGGACCTCCTGGAGTTGGAAAGACTTCAATTGCTAAATCTATAGCTAGGTCTTTAAATAGAAAATTTGTCAGAATGTCTCTTGGTGGAGTAAGAGATGAAGCAGAAATCAGAGGGCACAGAAGGACATATGTAGGAGCTATACCAGGTAGAATAATATCTTCAATGAGAAAAGTAGGTTCAAAAAATCCTGTATTTTTATTCGATGAAATAGATAAATTAAGTAGTGATTTTAGAGGAGATCCAGCATCAGCATTATTGGAGGTTTTAGACCCTGAGCAGAATAGTACATTTACTGACCATTATTTAGAAGCACCTTTTGATTTATCAAAGGTTATGTTTATAACAACAGCGAATACAACATCTACAATTCCAAGACCATTACTTGACAGAATGGAAGTTATAAGAATATCTGGTTATACAGAAGAAGAAAAAGTACAGATAGCAGTAAAGTATCTGTTACCTAAACAGATGAAAGAGCATGGCTTGAAAAAAGAAAACATAATAATATCAGAAAATACTATAAGAGATATTATAAACAAATATACAAGAGAAGCTGGTGTTAGAAATCTTGAAAGAAATATAGCGAATATATGCAGAAAAGTCGCTAAAAAGATAGTAGAGGATAATGTAAAAACTGTAAGAATAAATAGTAGTAACTTGCATAAATATTTGGGTATTCCTAAATTTAGATATGAAAAAGCGGCCGAGGAGCATCAGGTGGGAATAGCAACAGGTCTAGCTTGGACTGCATTTGGTGGAGAAACTTTATCTATTGAAGTTAATTGTATGAATGGAACAGGTAAATTGCAGCTTACAGGACAGCTTGGAGATGTAATGAAGGAATCGGCAATGGCAGGTATAAGCTATATTAGGTCGAAGGTTAGCGAATTAGGCATAGAAGATGATTTTTATAAAGAAAAGGATATACACATTCACGTTCCGGAAGGAGCTATTCCTAAAGATGGACCATCAGCGGGTATAACAATGGCTACTGCTGTAATATCTGCTTTATCAAATATCCCAGTTAGAAGTGATGTAGCCATGACTGGTGAAATTACTTTAAGAGGTAGAGTGCTACCTGTAGGTGGAATAAAAGAGAAGGTTTTAGCAGCACACAGAGCAGGTATTAAAAAAGTTTTATTGCCTTGGGATAATAAAAAGGATATGGAAGAAATACCTGATAAAGTTAAGAGAAAATTAGAATTTGTATTGGTTAAGAATATGGATGAAGTATTAGAAAATGCATTAGTGAAAAAGGATGATGGCGATGAAGATTAG
- the yihA gene encoding ribosome biogenesis GTP-binding protein YihA/YsxC — MKIRDVKLLITAVNEDQYPSEGVPEIALAGRSNVGKSSLINALINRRNFARTSSQPGKTQTINFYSINDELRLVDLPGYGYAKVSVKEREKWGKMIENYLTSRKSLKEVFLLLDIRHAPGEHDKMMYNWIKSFGYKGIIIATKADKIAKGKWMKHISIIAKELGVEDRNLIIPFSATKKVNIDKIWEIVENILNES; from the coding sequence ATGAAGATTAGAGATGTAAAATTACTAATTACAGCAGTAAATGAGGATCAGTATCCAAGTGAAGGAGTACCAGAAATAGCTTTAGCAGGAAGGTCTAATGTAGGAAAGTCTTCACTTATCAATGCATTGATTAACAGAAGAAATTTTGCAAGGACTAGTTCTCAGCCCGGAAAAACACAGACAATAAACTTTTACAGTATAAACGATGAGCTTAGATTAGTGGATTTACCTGGATATGGATATGCTAAGGTTTCGGTAAAAGAGAGAGAAAAATGGGGTAAGATGATAGAAAATTATCTAACAAGTAGAAAATCACTTAAAGAAGTTTTTCTTCTTTTAGATATTAGACACGCTCCAGGGGAACATGATAAGATGATGTATAATTGGATAAAATCCTTTGGCTATAAGGGAATAATTATAGCTACTAAAGCAGATAAAATTGCTAAGGGTAAGTGGATGAAACACATATCAATAATAGCAAAAGAGTTAGGAGTAGAAGATAGAAATTTGATAATACCATTTTCTGCAACTAAAAAGGTGAATATAGATAAGATATGGGAGATTGTTGAAAACATTTTAAATGAATCTTAA
- a CDS encoding DMT family transporter codes for MTKQLKADLALLLVTIVWGSTFVITKNALKDIPTYNFLTIRFFVAFLVSYLIFFKNMKKLNKKTLFLGSIIGIVLFAGYAFQTVGLLYTTASKSGFITGFSVVLVPVFSAILLKKTPNISTIIGILLAILGLGFMTLNTNLSLNIGDFYTLICAFAFAFHIILVGKYTTEVDSIALAVIQIGIVGMLSLIFSLSTENFIIPKSTDVWIAIFITGILATSGAYIIQNTMQRFTSPTHTALIYTAEPVFSAIFAYILLHEVMTAKAILGSILILTGMILGEIKLNKS; via the coding sequence GTGACAAAACAACTTAAAGCTGATTTAGCTCTTTTGTTAGTTACAATCGTTTGGGGATCTACTTTTGTAATAACAAAAAATGCTCTTAAAGATATCCCTACATATAATTTCTTAACTATTAGATTTTTTGTTGCTTTTTTAGTTTCTTATCTAATATTCTTTAAAAATATGAAAAAATTAAATAAAAAAACTTTATTTTTAGGTTCTATTATTGGCATAGTTCTATTTGCTGGTTATGCATTCCAAACTGTTGGTTTATTATATACAACAGCATCTAAATCTGGATTTATAACTGGTTTTTCTGTTGTATTAGTGCCAGTTTTTTCTGCAATTCTGCTAAAAAAAACACCAAATATATCAACTATAATTGGTATATTACTAGCAATACTAGGACTCGGATTTATGACTCTTAATACGAATTTATCTCTCAATATAGGAGACTTTTATACTTTAATATGCGCTTTTGCATTTGCTTTTCATATAATACTAGTTGGAAAATATACAACAGAGGTTGACTCAATAGCTTTAGCCGTTATACAAATAGGAATTGTCGGAATGTTAAGTTTAATTTTTTCTCTATCTACAGAAAACTTCATTATTCCTAAATCTACAGATGTATGGATAGCTATATTTATTACAGGTATTCTAGCTACATCTGGAGCATATATAATTCAAAATACTATGCAAAGATTTACATCGCCTACACATACTGCCTTAATATATACAGCAGAACCTGTTTTTTCTGCTATATTTGCCTATATACTTCTTCATGAAGTTATGACAGCTAAAGCAATTCTAGGGAGTATACTCATTCTTACAGGAATGATTCTTGGTGAAATAAAACTTAACAAAAGTTAA
- a CDS encoding ATP-binding protein, translating to MYKVKNIIDEIINEVNRVICDENIIFDVKLILSELVVNSVIHGNKQDECKIVNIYLRIQDELIRIEVTDEGKGVDYNIDEYDPMDLKIGGRGLVIVDGLSDEFYIERNKVVSIKYI from the coding sequence TTGTACAAAGTAAAAAACATTATAGATGAAATAATTAATGAAGTTAATAGAGTGATTTGTGATGAGAACATAATATTTGATGTAAAACTCATTTTAAGTGAACTTGTAGTGAACAGTGTAATCCATGGGAATAAACAGGATGAATGCAAGATAGTTAATATTTATTTAAGAATACAGGATGAACTGATTAGGATTGAAGTAACTGATGAGGGCAAAGGAGTTGATTATAATATAGATGAGTATGATCCTATGGATTTGAAAATTGGTGGAAGAGGACTTGTAATAGTTGATGGGTTAAGTGATGAGTTTTATATTGAAAGGAATAAAGTTGTATCAATTAAATATATATAA
- a CDS encoding ATP-binding protein, translating to MKKAVINPNRCDQSPFCPVVRVCPVNAVKQKREGFFRASTPEVDPDICIGCGKCVNYCPHRAVEMVEK from the coding sequence ATGAAAAAAGCAGTAATTAACCCAAACAGATGCGACCAATCACCATTTTGCCCTGTTGTTAGAGTATGTCCTGTTAATGCTGTTAAACAAAAAAGAGAAGGATTTTTTAGAGCATCTACTCCTGAAGTAGATCCTGATATCTGTATTGGTTGTGGCAAATGCGTAAATTATTGTCCTCATAGAGCAGTTGAAATGGTTGAAAAATAG
- a CDS encoding helix-turn-helix transcriptional regulator, translating to MLNSFDRNLEFLDGFETDYLRIFYYDFTKKYKGKYKSYEYNRLCTIIEGEKKVKVNDDYTFKYDSNQFILLPPHSSVEMEINIPTKALVLELNSNLIYNISNKISLDLKIETDRLIYNDLFIATSDNEIKNCISKIIKTYNSSDKNKEFLIDLYAQEVIYNLLKIKGANLILNTEYKNPIYKAIRYMEENYNQAINIKDIAWSLNMSESNFSLYFKKIVGISPKDYLKNIRLSKAKELLKEHNVTEVAYNVGYENISYFIKLFKNKYGVTPKQYKKTSIKKNSRNLHNIF from the coding sequence ATGTTGAACAGCTTTGATAGAAATTTAGAATTTTTAGATGGATTCGAAACAGACTATTTAAGAATTTTTTATTATGATTTCACTAAAAAATATAAGGGCAAGTATAAATCATATGAATACAATAGACTCTGTACAATAATTGAAGGTGAGAAAAAAGTTAAAGTTAATGATGATTACACTTTTAAATACGATAGTAATCAATTTATATTGTTACCTCCCCACTCTAGTGTCGAAATGGAAATAAATATTCCTACCAAAGCACTAGTTTTAGAACTAAATAGTAACTTAATTTATAACATAAGTAATAAAATATCTTTGGATTTAAAAATAGAAACAGATAGGTTAATTTATAATGATTTGTTTATTGCTACAAGTGACAATGAGATAAAAAATTGTATATCAAAGATTATAAAAACTTACAATAGTTCTGATAAAAATAAAGAATTCTTAATAGATTTATACGCTCAGGAAGTTATTTATAACTTACTTAAAATAAAAGGCGCTAATCTAATATTAAACACAGAATATAAAAATCCCATTTATAAAGCTATTAGATATATGGAAGAAAACTATAACCAAGCTATAAATATAAAAGACATAGCATGGAGCTTAAATATGTCTGAATCAAACTTCTCTTTGTATTTCAAAAAAATAGTAGGGATTTCACCAAAGGACTATTTGAAAAATATTAGGTTATCAAAAGCAAAGGAACTTTTAAAAGAACATAACGTTACAGAAGTGGCATATAATGTGGGTTATGAAAACATTTCATATTTTATAAAACTGTTCAAAAATAAATATGGTGTTACTCCAAAACAATACAAAAAAACTTCTATCAAAAAAAACTCAAGGAATTTGCATAATATATTTTGA
- the yiaY gene encoding L-threonine dehydrogenase has translation MDKTFRFFMPPVSLMGPGCLKEAGKEIKSLGLKKALIVTDKVLVEIGLVNKLTEVLDTEGIEYVIYDGTQPNPTVKNVEDGLKLLKENACDFIISFGGGSPHDCAKGIGLVATNGGSIKDYEGVNKSTKPMLPLVAVNTTAGTASEMTRFCIITDEERHIKMAIVDWRTTPNLAVNDPLLMLEMPKSLTAATGMDALTHAVEAYVSTEATPVTDACALKAIELISQYLRKAVENGQDREARDKMAYAEFLAGMAFNNASLGYVHAMAHQLGGFYDLPHGVCNAVLLPHVQEYNAKVVPERLADIAKAMGENIEGLSVKEAAEKAIEAIKKLSADVGIPSGLKELGAKEEDIKTLSENALKDACGFTNPKQASLEEIMEIYKRAM, from the coding sequence ATGGATAAGACTTTCAGATTTTTTATGCCACCTGTAAGTTTAATGGGCCCTGGTTGTTTAAAAGAAGCAGGAAAAGAAATAAAATCTTTAGGGCTCAAGAAAGCTTTAATAGTAACTGATAAAGTATTAGTAGAAATTGGTTTAGTAAACAAATTAACAGAAGTATTAGACACAGAGGGAATAGAATACGTTATTTATGATGGTACTCAACCTAACCCAACTGTTAAAAATGTAGAAGATGGCTTAAAATTATTAAAAGAAAATGCTTGTGATTTCATCATATCTTTTGGTGGAGGTTCTCCTCATGATTGTGCTAAAGGTATAGGTTTAGTTGCTACAAATGGAGGTTCAATTAAGGACTACGAAGGTGTAAATAAATCAACTAAGCCAATGTTACCTTTAGTGGCAGTAAATACAACAGCTGGAACAGCAAGTGAAATGACAAGATTCTGCATTATAACAGATGAAGAAAGACACATAAAAATGGCTATTGTGGACTGGCGTACAACACCTAACTTAGCAGTAAATGATCCTTTATTAATGTTAGAAATGCCTAAATCATTAACTGCTGCTACAGGAATGGATGCTTTGACACATGCAGTAGAAGCTTATGTATCAACTGAAGCTACTCCTGTAACTGATGCTTGTGCGTTAAAGGCTATTGAGCTAATTTCTCAATACTTGAGAAAAGCAGTTGAAAATGGTCAAGACCGTGAAGCAAGAGATAAAATGGCTTATGCTGAATTTTTAGCTGGTATGGCTTTTAATAATGCAAGTTTAGGTTATGTTCATGCTATGGCTCATCAGTTAGGAGGTTTTTATGACTTACCACACGGAGTATGTAATGCGGTATTATTACCTCACGTTCAAGAATATAATGCTAAGGTAGTACCTGAAAGATTAGCAGATATAGCTAAGGCTATGGGAGAAAACATCGAGGGTCTTTCAGTAAAAGAAGCAGCTGAAAAAGCTATAGAAGCGATTAAAAAATTATCTGCTGATGTAGGTATTCCATCAGGTTTGAAGGAATTAGGAGCTAAAGAAGAAGATATTAAAACACTTTCAGAAAATGCATTAAAAGATGCATGCGGATTTACAAATCCAAAACAGGCAAGTTTGGAAGAAATTATGGAAATATATAAAAGAGCAATGTAA
- a CDS encoding HD domain-containing protein, with protein sequence MIERAIKVAAKAHKNQTRKCTDIPYITHPYTVGMMLLREGLSEEIVAAGILHDTVEDTSITLEFIQREFGEKVAKIVKGCSEPDKTLPWEDRKKHTIEYLKTASFEEQVVSCADKLHNISTMYEAYKKMGEKVWQRFKRGRDKQEWYYKSLVEVLCTEENLNSGIILFKEFKNMVDKMFSNNFKG encoded by the coding sequence ATGATTGAGCGTGCTATTAAAGTAGCAGCTAAGGCGCATAAAAATCAAACTAGGAAGTGTACAGATATTCCATATATTACACACCCGTATACAGTAGGTATGATGCTTTTAAGAGAGGGATTATCTGAAGAGATAGTTGCTGCTGGGATTTTACATGATACTGTAGAAGATACATCTATTACATTAGAATTTATACAGAGGGAATTCGGTGAGAAAGTAGCTAAAATTGTAAAAGGATGCTCAGAACCTGATAAAACATTACCATGGGAAGATAGAAAAAAACATACTATTGAATATCTAAAGACTGCTTCGTTTGAAGAACAGGTTGTTTCATGTGCAGATAAATTACATAATATTAGTACTATGTATGAAGCATATAAAAAAATGGGTGAAAAAGTATGGCAGCGATTTAAAAGAGGAAGGGATAAACAAGAGTGGTATTATAAAAGTTTAGTAGAGGTGTTATGTACAGAAGAAAATTTAAACAGTGGTATAATTCTTTTTAAAGAGTTTAAGAATATGGTTGATAAGATGTTTAGTAATAACTTTAAGGGGTGA
- a CDS encoding secondary thiamine-phosphate synthase enzyme YjbQ — protein MIKTLQIKTEKHTEFIDITRKVQEIIMNSKVKSGVCYIFIPHTTAGITINENADPDVKSDMLMELNKIIPFDDNYKHIEGNSSAHIKASLLGFSETVFIEDGRLLLGTWQGIYFCEFDGPRVRKVYVKIIED, from the coding sequence TTGATAAAAACTTTGCAGATAAAAACAGAAAAGCATACAGAGTTTATAGATATAACAAGAAAAGTACAAGAAATAATAATGAATTCAAAAGTTAAAAGTGGCGTTTGTTATATTTTTATACCACATACAACAGCTGGAATAACAATAAATGAAAATGCTGATCCTGATGTAAAGTCTGATATGTTGATGGAGCTTAATAAAATAATACCATTTGATGATAATTATAAGCATATTGAGGGGAATTCTTCAGCACATATAAAAGCTAGTTTGTTGGGTTTTTCAGAAACAGTTTTTATAGAAGATGGACGATTACTTTTGGGTACATGGCAGGGGATATATTTTTGTGAGTTTGACGGCCCCAGAGTTAGAAAGGTTTATGTAAAAATTATTGAAGATTAA